The following are encoded together in the Rhizobium tumorigenes genome:
- a CDS encoding RrF2 family transcriptional regulator: protein MITQKAKYALRALTILARADQGEPMLISEIAAQQKIPKKFLEQILLELKHRDIVESRRGKQGGYLLLKSAEEITFGEILRIIDGPIAPLPCLSLTAYRRCSDCDGEQGCEIHHVFAKVADAMRKVLFNTTIADAIRRPESATVTRLLA from the coding sequence ATGATCACCCAGAAGGCAAAATATGCATTGAGGGCGCTGACCATCCTGGCGCGCGCCGATCAAGGCGAGCCGATGCTCATCTCCGAGATCGCCGCGCAGCAGAAGATCCCCAAGAAATTTCTCGAACAGATCCTGCTGGAACTGAAGCACCGCGACATCGTCGAAAGCCGCCGCGGCAAGCAGGGCGGTTACCTTTTGCTGAAATCCGCCGAAGAGATCACTTTCGGGGAAATCCTGCGCATCATCGACGGCCCGATCGCGCCGCTTCCCTGTCTGTCGCTGACCGCCTATCGCCGCTGCAGCGATTGCGACGGCGAGCAAGGCTGCGAAATCCATCATGTCTTCGCCAAGGTTGCGGATGCCATGCGCAAGGTCCTGTTCAACACCACCATCGCCGATGCCATCCGCCGGCCCGAAAGCGCCACGGTCACAAGGCTGCTTGCCTGA